A window from Kovacikia minuta CCNUW1 encodes these proteins:
- a CDS encoding glycosyltransferase family protein: METLPDESFKKAVERVNCSIDILILSNGPGELATWVKPVVQTLRQQLGDDREQVRISVVLSPCANASGQEATIARRFPEVDRVQEASHFFPFLLWGKTAENWDWRSQGVVLFLGGDQFFPVIVAKRLGYRSVIYAEWEARWHRWIDRFGVMRPEIATRAGSKYADKFTVVGDLMAEVGRWGAGEERRKGGKGEREKEKAEGRGQRAEGEASGARSQESEEDAEMRRRGDAEDSLIQNADSPQPSALSPQSSVLNSIQNLKLKTHNFSSTPHTPHPTPHTLIGILPGSKPMKLSLGVPLLLAIAEQIQRIRPDTRFVIPVAPSLDLLTLAQFGDPEQNPVIRRLGWTTAELVTPEATEPFLKTGNGLRADLWTQSPAYELLAQCTLCLTTVGANTAELGALAVPMIVILPTQQMDVMRAWDGLPGLLANLPGVGSAFATAINWLALRRMGLLAWPNIWAKEEIVPELVGELHPEAVAQLAIDLLNHPEKLEAMRTRLRNVRGKPGAAEKLVQLVREEIEKMKAKS, encoded by the coding sequence ATGGAAACGTTGCCGGATGAATCGTTCAAAAAGGCAGTCGAACGGGTGAATTGTTCAATTGATATTTTGATTCTGTCCAATGGGCCAGGAGAGCTGGCAACCTGGGTTAAGCCGGTTGTGCAAACCCTGCGTCAGCAGTTGGGAGACGATCGGGAACAGGTGCGTATTTCTGTGGTTCTGTCCCCCTGTGCCAATGCCAGCGGGCAAGAAGCCACAATTGCCCGCCGCTTCCCAGAAGTGGATCGGGTGCAGGAGGCATCCCATTTTTTCCCATTTCTGCTGTGGGGCAAAACTGCGGAAAACTGGGATTGGCGATCGCAGGGGGTTGTTTTGTTTTTGGGAGGTGACCAATTCTTCCCAGTAATTGTTGCCAAACGTCTCGGTTATCGCAGTGTCATCTATGCCGAATGGGAAGCTCGCTGGCACCGCTGGATCGATCGCTTTGGTGTCATGCGACCAGAAATTGCCACCCGCGCGGGTAGCAAATATGCTGACAAATTCACCGTCGTCGGAGATTTGATGGCGGAAGTGGGAAGGTGGGGGGCGGGAGAAGAAAGGCGGAAAGGGGGAAAGGGGGAAAGGGAAAAGGAGAAGGCAGAGGGCAGAGGGCAGAGGGCAGAAGGGGAGGCGTCAGGAGCCAGGAGCCAGGAGTCAGAAGAAGACGCGGAGATGCGGAGACGTGGAGACGCGGAGGATTCTTTAATTCAAAATGCCGATAGCCCTCAGCCCTCAGCCCTCAGCCCTCAGTCCTCAGTCCTCAATTCAATTCAAAACTTAAAACTTAAAACTCATAACTTTTCCTCCACACCCCACACCCCACACCCCACACCCCACACCCTGATTGGCATTCTCCCCGGTTCCAAGCCGATGAAGTTGTCTTTGGGCGTGCCATTGCTGTTGGCGATCGCGGAACAGATTCAGCGCATCAGACCTGACACTCGCTTTGTCATTCCCGTCGCTCCCAGTTTAGATTTGCTAACCCTGGCACAGTTTGGTGACCCGGAACAGAATCCGGTCATTCGGCGATTGGGTTGGACGACAGCAGAATTGGTCACCCCTGAGGCAACCGAGCCTTTTCTTAAAACTGGAAATGGACTGCGGGCAGATCTGTGGACCCAATCCCCTGCCTATGAACTGCTGGCTCAATGCACACTCTGCCTGACAACCGTGGGGGCAAACACAGCAGAGTTAGGGGCACTGGCAGTTCCCATGATTGTGATCCTGCCCACCCAACAAATGGATGTGATGCGAGCCTGGGATGGGCTGCCGGGGTTACTGGCAAATCTGCCAGGGGTCGGGTCGGCATTTGCAACCGCCATCAACTGGCTGGCACTGCGCCGCATGGGACTACTGGCATGGCCCAATATCTGGGCAAAGGAAGAAATTGTCCCGGAACTGGTGGGTGAACTGCACCCCGAAGCCGTTGCCCAACTGGCGATCGACCTCCTGAACCATCCCGAAAAACTGGAAGCCATGCGCACCAGACTTCGCAACGTTAGAGGCAAACCCGGAGCAGCAGAGAAGTTGGTTCAGTTGGTACGAGAAGAAATAGAAAAGATGAAGGCTAAAAGCTAA
- a CDS encoding serine/threonine protein kinase: MVFSIPVGTVLRQRYIIQQVLGQGGFGRTYLALDQERFNEPCVLKEFVVPYQDGTLVEKSKTLFQREASTLYQIQHPQIPRFWASFEDEQRLFLVQDFVNGETYRKLLNDRKQEGQAFSEPEVLYFLNHLLPVLAYIHERDIVHRDITPENIILRTPDTTQFGTTTLDSETGLPVLIDFGAVKEATSHWPLMSTATRVGKVGYAPPEQLQTGKVYPNSDLYALAATSLTLLTGKEPQSLLDSQTLTWRWQPYATISDDLGRILQKMLSIYPGDRFQSASEVLAALEPLLENSAKSALIPPTAAKPGARKAATRTQGNPLLQFPGSYAASSPEGSPSFPINDRPGKPFGKLNSRVGIGIAATVLVGLGVATPIWWQSRIGNTDSNGEVWVSGTKLPQSEASRIIESQGLSSSSSALKVPASADTSSAKTSQPPQRIQFSPGKISTVVKGSLQSNELQPYVLEGTQGQIMTATLDGAGATMNLLRSNQEAVDSAAYQTHSWTGQLPADDQYLIQVSGSGSYSLDVAITPASRPTEEETQRVTFAKGTTGTTVTGEIAPNQVRRYLLKSKQGQILSLKVLQGKVNLSAIAPNGLRIGGSATNSKNWQGRVPMNGDYVIELTTQQAGDYVLSLEVF, translated from the coding sequence ATGGTGTTCTCGATTCCTGTCGGAACCGTGCTACGGCAGCGTTATATAATTCAGCAAGTTCTGGGCCAAGGGGGGTTTGGGCGTACCTATCTGGCACTTGACCAGGAGCGTTTTAATGAACCCTGTGTTCTGAAGGAGTTTGTTGTTCCCTATCAGGATGGGACGCTGGTTGAGAAGTCAAAAACTTTATTTCAGCGAGAAGCGAGTACGCTCTATCAGATTCAGCATCCTCAAATTCCCCGGTTTTGGGCATCGTTTGAGGACGAGCAACGGCTGTTCCTGGTGCAGGATTTTGTCAATGGAGAGACTTATCGCAAGCTGTTAAACGATCGCAAGCAGGAAGGTCAGGCATTCTCTGAGCCAGAAGTTCTGTACTTTCTCAATCATCTGTTGCCCGTTCTCGCCTATATTCACGAACGGGATATTGTTCACCGAGATATCACCCCAGAAAACATCATTCTGCGAACGCCGGACACGACTCAATTTGGAACAACGACGCTGGACTCAGAAACGGGGTTACCTGTCCTGATTGACTTTGGCGCGGTCAAGGAAGCAACCAGCCATTGGCCGTTGATGTCCACGGCAACCCGTGTCGGCAAGGTCGGTTATGCACCACCGGAGCAACTGCAAACGGGGAAGGTTTATCCCAACAGTGATCTCTATGCGCTGGCGGCAACCAGCCTGACGTTGTTAACCGGGAAGGAACCGCAGTCGTTGCTGGATAGCCAGACGCTGACCTGGCGCTGGCAACCCTATGCCACTATCAGCGATGATTTGGGCAGAATTTTGCAGAAAATGCTGTCAATTTATCCGGGCGATCGCTTTCAGTCTGCCAGTGAAGTGTTGGCAGCATTGGAACCGCTCCTGGAAAACAGTGCTAAAAGCGCCCTCATCCCCCCCACTGCTGCCAAACCTGGCGCTAGAAAAGCCGCAACCCGTACTCAGGGAAATCCTCTTTTGCAATTTCCTGGTTCCTACGCCGCTTCATCCCCTGAAGGTTCGCCGTCTTTCCCAATCAACGATCGCCCAGGCAAACCGTTCGGCAAACTTAACTCGCGGGTGGGTATTGGGATTGCTGCAACAGTTCTGGTGGGCTTGGGAGTGGCTACCCCTATCTGGTGGCAATCAAGAATAGGCAACACCGACTCCAATGGGGAAGTTTGGGTATCGGGGACAAAATTACCCCAATCGGAAGCATCCCGAATTATTGAGTCTCAGGGGCTGAGTTCCTCCAGTTCAGCTTTAAAGGTGCCTGCCAGTGCAGACACTAGTTCGGCAAAGACTAGCCAACCGCCCCAGCGGATTCAATTTTCTCCAGGAAAAATTTCTACTGTGGTGAAAGGCAGTCTTCAGAGCAATGAACTGCAACCCTATGTCCTGGAGGGAACGCAGGGGCAAATTATGACCGCAACTTTGGATGGCGCAGGGGCAACGATGAACTTGTTGCGTTCCAATCAGGAAGCGGTTGACTCTGCTGCTTACCAGACGCACAGTTGGACTGGGCAACTTCCTGCCGACGACCAATATTTAATTCAGGTTTCCGGCTCCGGTTCCTATTCACTGGATGTGGCGATTACACCAGCGTCTCGTCCAACCGAAGAAGAAACCCAGCGAGTTACCTTTGCTAAAGGGACGACGGGTACAACAGTGACTGGGGAAATTGCTCCGAACCAGGTGCGCCGTTACCTGCTGAAATCGAAGCAGGGTCAAATCCTTTCCCTGAAAGTGTTGCAAGGGAAGGTGAATTTGAGTGCGATCGCCCCCAATGGCTTGCGGATCGGGGGGAGTGCCACCAACTCCAAAAACTGGCAGGGGCGTGTTCCCATGAATGGAGACTACGTGATTGAACTTACAACCCAGCAGGCGGGAGACTACGTGCTTTCGTTGGAGGTGTTTTAG
- a CDS encoding potassium channel family protein, with amino-acid sequence MVTSTEPETIEATSFIVCGLGSLGQYCVALLKEFGVSVSGIDSIETQPWEIPNLPQLLDQLLIGDCRQPELLERAKIQQCRAILLVTSDERVNIAAAFAARSLNPQVRLVIRSAQENLNDLLAQHLGNFAAYEATQLPASAFALAALGNTTQGFFSLDGTALRVVQEPIQPNHRWCDRRQVYELNTASRRVLDHAPGSTAPCLEFYQWEPHASIQAEDTLTYIETTEKLSGLSTQLATHTSKIPQKPTHPLSLRNLKPALNHFWRESQQTQRVGILSSGVMLGLFLLGTALYKLQYPDLSLKDALNLAIVLLLGGFDNLFGGGLKLSFPIPGWLYLFSILMTVAGTVFIGILYAILTERVLAARFQFMKRRPPVPKEAHVVLIGLGRVGQAVAKLMQELKHPLVGVNTTALDPEVLPQIPLVTGKIREALTRVNLATAKSVMVVTDDEVANLEIGLMVRTQNPHCQLVLRTFDLRFGENVARLLPDASVLRAYALAAEAFVGAAFGENILNLFRLNDRTTLVTEYQIEADDTLTGKLLAEIAYGYGVVPILHQKSHYRFARLMPSDDVRLQAGDRLVVLATIEGLQRVEQGKTLPPTWQVQVETALSQEALFEGATTIARVSGCDLSTARTVMEQLPATLPTPLYRHQAIRLVRELSKAQVKAQVVEIMIGLTQKPGF; translated from the coding sequence ATGGTGACTTCCACAGAACCCGAAACCATTGAAGCAACTTCCTTTATTGTCTGTGGACTGGGGAGTCTGGGGCAGTATTGCGTTGCCCTGTTGAAGGAATTTGGGGTGAGTGTCAGCGGCATCGATAGCATCGAGACCCAACCCTGGGAAATTCCCAACCTGCCCCAGTTGTTGGATCAACTGCTGATTGGGGATTGTCGCCAACCGGAACTATTGGAGCGGGCAAAGATCCAACAGTGTCGGGCAATTTTGTTGGTTACCAGCGATGAGCGGGTAAACATCGCCGCAGCCTTTGCTGCTCGATCGCTCAATCCCCAGGTGCGGCTGGTGATCCGCTCAGCCCAGGAAAATTTGAACGATCTGCTGGCACAACATTTGGGTAACTTTGCTGCCTATGAAGCCACCCAACTGCCCGCCTCCGCCTTTGCCCTGGCAGCCCTGGGAAACACCACCCAGGGGTTTTTCAGCCTGGATGGCACCGCGTTACGAGTCGTGCAAGAACCAATTCAGCCGAATCATCGCTGGTGCGATCGCCGCCAGGTTTACGAACTCAACACCGCATCCCGGCGGGTGTTGGATCACGCCCCTGGTTCTACTGCTCCCTGCTTGGAGTTTTACCAGTGGGAACCCCATGCCAGCATTCAGGCGGAAGACACCCTCACCTACATTGAAACCACGGAGAAACTATCCGGTTTATCAACCCAACTGGCAACTCATACCAGCAAGATTCCTCAAAAACCTACCCATCCCTTATCGTTGCGCAACTTGAAACCAGCCCTCAACCACTTCTGGCGAGAAAGTCAGCAGACTCAGCGGGTGGGAATTCTTTCGAGTGGAGTCATGCTCGGTCTGTTTCTGCTTGGCACAGCCCTGTACAAGCTGCAATATCCTGATTTGAGCCTTAAAGATGCGCTCAACCTCGCGATCGTGTTGCTTTTAGGCGGATTCGACAACTTATTTGGGGGCGGCTTAAAGCTGTCCTTCCCAATTCCCGGATGGCTGTACTTATTCAGCATTCTGATGACCGTCGCCGGAACCGTTTTCATTGGAATTCTGTACGCCATCCTGACCGAACGGGTGCTGGCAGCACGGTTTCAATTTATGAAGCGTCGTCCCCCAGTACCGAAGGAAGCGCATGTGGTACTGATTGGCTTGGGGCGAGTGGGGCAGGCGGTTGCCAAACTGATGCAGGAACTGAAACATCCGTTGGTGGGAGTTAACACAACCGCCCTCGACCCAGAAGTGCTCCCCCAAATTCCCCTTGTTACCGGCAAGATCAGAGAGGCATTGACACGGGTAAATCTGGCAACCGCAAAAAGTGTCATGGTGGTCACAGATGACGAGGTGGCAAATCTGGAAATTGGGTTAATGGTTCGCACCCAAAATCCCCACTGTCAACTGGTTTTGCGAACCTTCGATTTGCGCTTTGGGGAAAATGTCGCGCGGTTACTACCCGATGCCAGCGTATTGAGAGCCTACGCCTTAGCCGCAGAAGCCTTTGTCGGAGCCGCTTTTGGTGAAAATATCTTGAATTTGTTTCGGCTCAACGATCGCACCACGCTCGTAACCGAATATCAAATTGAAGCAGACGACACCCTGACGGGCAAACTTCTGGCAGAAATTGCCTATGGCTACGGAGTTGTGCCCATTTTGCATCAAAAAAGCCACTACCGATTTGCCCGCCTGATGCCATCGGACGATGTTCGGTTGCAAGCGGGCGATCGGCTGGTCGTCCTGGCAACCATAGAAGGACTGCAACGAGTTGAACAGGGTAAAACCCTGCCCCCAACCTGGCAGGTGCAAGTAGAAACAGCCCTGTCCCAGGAAGCTTTGTTTGAAGGAGCAACCACGATCGCCCGTGTTTCTGGGTGTGACCTGTCCACTGCCCGCACCGTCATGGAACAACTCCCCGCCACCCTGCCCACTCCCCTTTACAGACACCAGGCAATCCGTTTAGTTCGAGAACTCAGCAAAGCCCAGGTAAAAGCGCAGGTGGTGGAAATTATGATAGGACTTACGCAGAAACCGGGTTTCTGA
- a CDS encoding DUF4347 domain-containing protein produces MQPFQPLSSTHSPSSLPHPSSLIPPSPLPTPSLSLISPAPFPSSSSLLFIDPTVDDLPNLLAGVTAGTEVHVLNTSQDAVSQITSTLLGREGISSIHVVSHGEAGGLDFGTGKLNLSDLPQFASQIQSWKKALTDDADILLYGCDVAEGELGKAFVNILSQLTGADVAASTNLTGNSDKGGDWNLEYHYGDVEAAQAFTHQFTTGYQDVLATFTVHQASDIELRSAIEQANNSPGADTIQFDPAAFATPQTISLDYRQLVINDDLTIQGTGANNLAVSGGNISRVFFIQSGVVNLQDLSVIDGQITAGAGGTPAYGGGGGGAAAMGGGVFINSGTVSIRNVTFSNNSVTGGPGGRGGNGGAVSGGGGAGTDGNGADTTTLTGGRGGAGGALGGVGGTSTEQNGGAGGTGAGGGGGWIVGGNGGFGGGGGGSGNGNGASGGFGGGGGGTGSTNTGGSGGNLGGTGGNQSGGGGGGAGLGGAIFIREGSLTLDTVNFINNSAAGGIGGQGRSGNASNGQGKGGAIFVLDSLTNTNGNDQGMPSALPTVQSRGVSGSGNTATNAGDTATDNNDVFGADIFPPPNAAPVVTISGTPLSYTENNPAILLDPTATATDSDSTDFDTGKLTVNFSANGTADDRLAIRNQGSSTGQISVSGNTVSYGSSQIGTFTGGTDGTTPLVITLNASATPTAVSALLQNLTYTNVSENPSTSPRTVQLVLTDGDGGTSTAATKTINVTAVDDTEYVVTNTNDAGDGSLRQAVLNANVDPGTETIHFALPTGTQTISLLSALPTLSDSANILNTTGAIGLTIKADTAGAFSIFKVGAGQTVNFDQLTLSNGINGILNAGTTSISNSFLIGNTNGISNGSGGTITSIRDSSIVGNTGAGINNTAGTIASISNNTISDNTTGGIVNVNGTINTIIANTISGNQDGIANVSNGLSTTINVLSNNTISGNSRYGIFNQSALTTISNNTIAGNADFGIANAGTITNLFNNLLVGNGNNTLVNVTNQKQNFAGTFAQAGVDPVLKDNGGATKTHALLANSIAINKGVNSNLIQDITDLNGNGNTTELIPFDQRGQGFKRILGGNVDLGAVEYVPQPDYNSDGNIDLLWHNTSTGANVIWALNGTSYSTAFNLPVPKGNWQFEGTADFTGDGKADILWRNGTTGANVIWQLNGTGYSTAFALPTLKDTNWQIVGTADFTGDGKTDILWRNGTTGANVLWQMDGISYSTAFALPVVKGSNWTIEAAADLTGDNKADLLWYNNATGESLIWQMNGTEYTAPIRVSGAGSGLMPETVADFTGDGVADILLRKRSTGENIVWQLTSPTSSTYYSLPTLKGDSWTIQGAADFDGNGSTDILWRNSASGANVIWQMTGINYSTATALPPLASATWVNYL; encoded by the coding sequence ATGCAACCCTTCCAACCCCTCAGCTCCACCCACTCTCCATCCTCCCTCCCTCATCCCTCATCCCTCATCCCTCCCTCCCCACTCCCCACTCCCTCCCTCTCCCTCATTTCCCCTGCCCCCTTCCCCTCCTCCTCCTCCCTCCTCTTCATCGACCCCACCGTAGATGACCTGCCCAACCTGCTTGCTGGTGTCACAGCGGGAACAGAGGTGCATGTCCTCAACACCTCACAGGATGCCGTTTCTCAAATCACAAGTACGCTGTTAGGACGGGAAGGCATTTCTAGCATCCACGTTGTTTCCCACGGGGAAGCAGGCGGCTTGGATTTTGGCACGGGCAAACTGAACCTCAGCGACCTACCCCAATTTGCCAGTCAAATCCAGTCCTGGAAGAAGGCACTGACGGATGATGCCGATATTCTGCTCTACGGCTGTGATGTGGCGGAAGGCGAACTGGGTAAAGCCTTTGTCAATATTCTCAGCCAGTTAACTGGAGCGGATGTGGCTGCTTCTACGAACCTAACGGGTAATAGCGACAAAGGTGGCGACTGGAATTTGGAGTATCATTATGGCGACGTAGAAGCAGCCCAAGCATTTACCCACCAGTTCACCACAGGCTATCAGGATGTATTAGCTACCTTTACGGTTCACCAAGCCAGTGACATTGAGCTGCGCAGTGCAATTGAGCAGGCAAACAACTCACCAGGTGCCGATACCATCCAATTTGACCCAGCGGCGTTTGCCACCCCCCAAACCATTTCGCTAGACTATCGCCAACTGGTCATTAACGATGATCTGACCATCCAGGGTACCGGAGCTAATAATCTCGCGGTGAGTGGCGGCAATATCTCTCGCGTCTTTTTTATTCAGTCAGGAGTTGTAAATTTACAAGACCTGTCTGTAATAGACGGACAAATAACTGCTGGAGCAGGAGGTACCCCAGCTTATGGCGGCGGCGGCGGCGGTGCCGCCGCGATGGGAGGGGGAGTATTCATCAATAGTGGAACAGTCTCCATTCGTAACGTCACCTTCTCAAATAACAGTGTAACTGGAGGCCCAGGAGGGAGGGGTGGTAATGGTGGTGCGGTCTCCGGTGGCGGGGGGGCCGGTACCGATGGCAATGGCGCTGACACAACAACCCTAACAGGCGGGAGAGGCGGCGCTGGAGGCGCTTTAGGCGGTGTTGGTGGTACTAGTACAGAACAAAATGGTGGGGCCGGCGGCACCGGTGCTGGTGGCGGTGGCGGATGGATTGTGGGGGGTAACGGTGGGTTTGGCGGCGGCGGTGGCGGCAGTGGTAATGGTAATGGAGCAAGCGGTGGGTTTGGCGGCGGCGGTGGTGGCACCGGCTCTACAAACACGGGTGGTAGTGGGGGGAATTTGGGTGGCACCGGTGGCAACCAGAGCGGTGGTGGCGGTGGTGGCGCAGGGTTAGGCGGGGCAATTTTTATCCGAGAAGGCTCTCTTACCCTCGACACGGTTAATTTCATCAATAATTCCGCTGCTGGTGGAATCGGAGGGCAGGGACGTTCCGGCAACGCAAGCAACGGTCAAGGTAAGGGGGGAGCTATCTTTGTTCTCGATAGCTTGACGAATACCAACGGTAACGATCAGGGCATGCCCAGTGCACTTCCCACCGTTCAATCCAGAGGTGTGTCTGGCAGCGGCAATACAGCAACGAATGCGGGGGATACGGCAACCGATAACAACGACGTTTTTGGGGCTGACATCTTTCCCCCTCCTAACGCCGCCCCTGTCGTCACGATTTCCGGTACTCCCCTCAGCTACACCGAAAACAATCCCGCCATCCTCCTTGATCCGACTGCCACTGCCACCGATTCCGACTCCACCGATTTTGATACGGGTAAGTTAACGGTTAACTTCAGCGCCAATGGGACGGCAGATGATAGGCTTGCCATTCGCAATCAGGGCAGCAGCACTGGGCAGATTAGTGTTTCTGGGAACACCGTCAGCTATGGGAGCAGCCAAATTGGCACCTTCACGGGAGGTACGGATGGCACTACGCCCCTGGTGATTACCTTGAATGCCAGTGCTACCCCAACAGCAGTTTCCGCTCTGTTGCAAAATCTGACCTATACCAACGTTTCGGAAAATCCCTCGACATCACCTCGCACCGTGCAACTGGTGCTGACCGATGGCGATGGCGGTACGAGTACGGCTGCCACCAAGACCATTAACGTGACAGCGGTGGACGACACTGAATACGTGGTGACGAACACCAACGATGCTGGCGATGGCTCCCTGCGGCAGGCGGTCTTAAATGCCAATGTCGATCCGGGGACGGAAACCATTCACTTTGCGCTGCCCACAGGAACCCAAACGATCAGTCTGCTCTCAGCTCTGCCGACTTTGAGCGACAGTGCCAACATCCTCAACACCACCGGGGCGATCGGACTGACGATTAAAGCAGACACAGCTGGTGCTTTTTCCATTTTTAAGGTTGGTGCAGGTCAGACCGTCAACTTTGATCAGCTCACCCTGAGCAATGGCATCAATGGCATTCTCAATGCGGGAACAACCAGCATCAGCAACAGTTTTCTGATTGGCAATACCAATGGCATCAGCAATGGTAGCGGTGGCACCATTACCAGCATCCGCGATAGCAGTATTGTCGGTAACACGGGCGCGGGCATCAACAACACTGCCGGTACGATCGCCAGCATCAGCAACAACACTATTAGCGACAATACAACCGGTGGAATTGTTAACGTCAACGGCACCATTAACACCATCATTGCCAATACGATTAGCGGTAATCAGGATGGTATTGCCAATGTTTCTAATGGGCTAAGTACCACAATCAATGTTCTTAGCAACAATACAATCAGCGGTAACAGTCGCTATGGCATTTTCAATCAATCTGCACTCACTACGATCAGCAATAACACGATCGCAGGCAACGCGGACTTTGGCATTGCGAACGCTGGTACCATTACCAACCTATTCAACAACTTGCTGGTGGGGAATGGTAACAATACCCTGGTTAATGTCACCAATCAAAAACAGAACTTTGCCGGTACCTTTGCCCAGGCTGGTGTTGATCCAGTCCTCAAAGACAATGGTGGAGCCACCAAAACCCATGCCCTGTTGGCGAATAGCATTGCCATCAACAAGGGTGTCAATTCCAACCTGATCCAGGACATAACGGATCTAAACGGCAATGGCAACACCACCGAACTGATTCCCTTTGACCAGCGGGGTCAGGGCTTCAAGCGCATCCTGGGTGGAAACGTAGACCTCGGTGCCGTTGAATATGTTCCCCAACCCGACTACAACTCAGACGGCAACATTGACTTGCTGTGGCATAACACTTCCACGGGAGCCAATGTCATCTGGGCACTCAACGGCACCAGTTACAGCACCGCCTTTAACCTACCCGTTCCCAAAGGTAACTGGCAATTTGAAGGCACCGCCGACTTTACCGGCGATGGCAAAGCCGACATTCTCTGGCGCAACGGCACCACCGGAGCCAATGTCATCTGGCAACTCAATGGCACGGGCTACAGCACTGCCTTCGCCCTGCCTACTTTGAAAGACACCAACTGGCAAATCGTCGGCACCGCCGACTTTACCGGCGATGGCAAAACCGACATTCTCTGGCGCAACGGCACCACCGGAGCCAATGTCCTCTGGCAAATGGATGGCATCAGCTACAGTACTGCCTTTGCCCTGCCTGTCGTGAAAGGCAGCAACTGGACGATCGAGGCGGCAGCAGACCTCACAGGGGATAACAAGGCTGACCTGCTCTGGTATAACAATGCCACCGGGGAAAGCTTGATCTGGCAAATGAATGGCACGGAGTACACTGCACCCATCAGAGTAAGCGGTGCAGGCAGCGGACTGATGCCAGAAACAGTGGCAGACTTCACTGGGGATGGTGTCGCTGACATTCTGTTGCGTAAAAGATCCACTGGGGAAAACATTGTTTGGCAACTGACTAGCCCAACCTCTAGCACGTACTATTCCCTACCCACCCTCAAGGGAGATAGCTGGACGATTCAGGGGGCGGCTGACTTTGATGGCAATGGCAGCACAGACATCCTCTGGCGTAATTCTGCTTCGGGTGCCAATGTTATCTGGCAAATGACTGGTATCAATTACAGCACCGCCACTGCCCTGCCCCCACTGGCAAGTGCAACCTGGGTGAATTATCTGTAA